One window of Cryobacterium arcticum genomic DNA carries:
- a CDS encoding alpha-amylase family glycosyl hydrolase, producing the protein MTGTEWWRTAVIYQIYPRSFADANGDGMGDLAGIRSRLPQLAELGVDAIWLSPFYRSPQRDAGYDVSDYCDVDPLFGTLADYDAMQDAAHALGIRVIVDIVPNHSSSDHPWFQAALAAGPGSEERGHYIFRDGRGENGELPPNNWESVFGGNAWTRTVDPDGTPGQWYLHLFDTTQPDFDWDNEWVRTQFRDVLRFWLDRGVDGFRVDVAHGMIKAKGLPDYTPPVDGGSMGGATSLEPGVVAEPVAGAPYWAQDGVHDIYRDWRQVLDEYEGDRILAAEAWVDPLDRVAQWVRSDEMHQAFNFAYLETPWDAAPLKRVIDDSLAAFSAVGAPSTWVLSNHDVVRHASRLALTADNLQGHGIGPNTVGLPDTQVGLRRARAASSLMLSLPGSSYIYQGEELGLPEVIHLPDSSREDPTWFRTNGERYGRDGCRVPIPWEAASPSYGFGPSPASWLPQPAEWATLARDAQEGVEGSTLELYTLALKLRREHGLGLGSVDWLPSPSDSVLVFRNGNVVVVANTGDQPVELPDGDLLLSSELLEGRTLPGDTTAWLQA; encoded by the coding sequence ATGACAGGCACAGAGTGGTGGCGTACCGCCGTTATTTATCAGATCTACCCACGGTCGTTCGCTGACGCGAACGGCGACGGCATGGGCGACCTCGCGGGCATCCGTTCCCGCCTGCCCCAGCTGGCCGAGCTCGGGGTGGATGCCATCTGGCTCTCGCCGTTCTACCGGTCGCCGCAGCGCGACGCGGGCTACGACGTTTCCGACTACTGCGACGTCGATCCGCTCTTCGGCACGCTCGCCGATTACGACGCCATGCAGGATGCCGCGCACGCGCTGGGCATCCGGGTGATCGTGGACATCGTGCCCAACCACTCCTCCAGCGACCACCCCTGGTTCCAGGCGGCACTGGCGGCCGGGCCCGGCAGCGAGGAGCGCGGGCACTACATCTTCCGCGACGGCCGCGGCGAGAACGGCGAACTCCCGCCGAACAACTGGGAGTCCGTCTTCGGCGGCAACGCCTGGACCCGCACCGTGGACCCCGACGGCACGCCGGGCCAGTGGTACCTGCACCTCTTCGACACCACCCAGCCCGACTTCGACTGGGACAACGAGTGGGTGCGCACCCAGTTCCGGGACGTGCTGCGCTTCTGGCTCGACCGCGGCGTCGACGGCTTCCGGGTGGACGTGGCCCACGGCATGATCAAGGCCAAGGGCCTGCCCGACTACACTCCGCCGGTCGACGGCGGAAGCATGGGCGGGGCCACCTCGCTCGAGCCCGGCGTCGTGGCCGAGCCCGTTGCCGGCGCGCCCTACTGGGCTCAGGACGGCGTGCACGACATCTACCGCGACTGGCGCCAGGTGCTCGACGAGTACGAGGGCGACCGGATCCTCGCCGCCGAGGCCTGGGTCGACCCGCTCGACCGGGTGGCCCAGTGGGTGCGCTCCGACGAGATGCACCAGGCCTTCAACTTCGCCTACCTCGAGACCCCGTGGGACGCCGCGCCGCTCAAGCGCGTGATCGACGACTCCCTGGCCGCGTTCAGCGCCGTCGGCGCCCCGAGCACCTGGGTGCTCTCCAACCACGACGTGGTGCGCCACGCCTCCCGGCTGGCCCTGACCGCGGACAACCTGCAGGGCCACGGCATCGGCCCGAACACCGTTGGACTGCCCGACACCCAGGTGGGCCTGCGCCGGGCCCGCGCCGCATCCTCGCTGATGCTGTCGCTGCCCGGTTCGAGCTACATCTACCAGGGCGAGGAACTCGGCCTGCCCGAGGTCATCCACCTGCCGGATTCCTCCCGCGAGGACCCCACCTGGTTCCGCACCAACGGGGAGCGCTACGGCCGCGACGGCTGCCGCGTGCCGATCCCCTGGGAGGCGGCCTCGCCGTCGTACGGCTTCGGCCCCAGCCCGGCCAGCTGGCTGCCCCAGCCGGCCGAGTGGGCCACTCTGGCCCGGGATGCGCAGGAGGGCGTCGAGGGATCGACGCTGGAGCTTTACACGCTCGCACTCAAGCTGCGCCGCGAGCACGGCCTCGGACTCGGTTCGGTCGACTGGCTGCCGTCGCCCAGCGACAGTGTGCTCGTATTCCGCAACGGGAATGTCGTCGTCGTGGCGAACACCGGCGACCAGCCGGTGGAGCTGCCCGACGGCGACCTGCTGCTCAGCAGCGAACTCCTCGAGGGACGCACTCTCCCCGGC
- a CDS encoding sugar ABC transporter substrate-binding protein — MMVKKNGLLAAGAIAVAASLALAGCSAGSDSSGATSDADSSTLTVWVDADRAAVLKDAAAAFTKESGVKVKLVQKDFAKIQEEFIAQVPTGKGPDITIAAHDWLGNFVSNGVVQPVELGDTAADYQQVAVTAMSYEGKTYGVPYSIENIALLRNTALAPTAPATFDDMVAAGTAAGTEFPYLVQIGPEADPYHLYPFQTSFGAPVFGTNADGSYNPDDLTVGNAGGEAFATWLAAEGAAGRMSVNLTGDIAKEKFYAGASPFLLTGPWNVPDAQAAGIDVSVDAVPSAGGQPAQPFVGVQGFMVSAKTKNAIAANEFLVNYIGSEDVQTALYEVGGRPPALTAAFEAASSDPITAGFGAVGATAVPMPNIPQMGKVWQFWGVTEAAIISNQGDPVQLWQKMTADIAAAIQ; from the coding sequence ATGATGGTGAAGAAGAATGGCCTGCTTGCCGCGGGCGCGATAGCCGTCGCGGCGTCCCTGGCCCTGGCCGGATGCTCGGCTGGATCCGACTCGAGCGGCGCCACCTCGGACGCCGATTCCAGCACGTTGACAGTGTGGGTCGATGCCGACCGCGCCGCCGTGCTGAAGGACGCCGCCGCGGCCTTCACCAAGGAATCCGGCGTCAAGGTCAAGCTCGTCCAGAAGGACTTCGCCAAGATCCAGGAAGAGTTCATCGCGCAGGTTCCCACCGGCAAGGGCCCCGACATCACGATCGCCGCCCACGACTGGCTGGGCAACTTCGTGAGCAACGGCGTCGTGCAGCCCGTCGAGCTCGGCGACACCGCGGCCGACTACCAGCAGGTCGCCGTCACCGCCATGAGCTACGAGGGCAAGACCTACGGAGTGCCGTACTCGATCGAGAACATCGCGCTGCTGCGCAACACGGCCCTCGCCCCCACGGCCCCGGCCACCTTCGACGACATGGTCGCCGCCGGCACCGCCGCGGGCACCGAGTTCCCCTACCTCGTGCAGATCGGCCCCGAGGCCGACCCGTACCACCTTTACCCGTTCCAGACCTCGTTCGGCGCCCCGGTCTTCGGCACCAACGCCGACGGCAGCTACAACCCCGACGACCTCACTGTGGGCAACGCCGGTGGCGAGGCCTTCGCCACCTGGCTTGCCGCCGAGGGTGCGGCCGGGCGGATGAGCGTCAACCTCACCGGCGACATCGCCAAGGAGAAGTTCTACGCCGGCGCCTCCCCGTTCCTGCTCACCGGACCGTGGAACGTGCCGGACGCCCAGGCCGCCGGCATCGACGTGTCCGTCGACGCCGTTCCCTCGGCGGGCGGCCAGCCCGCCCAGCCGTTCGTGGGCGTGCAGGGCTTCATGGTCAGCGCCAAGACCAAGAACGCCATCGCCGCCAACGAGTTCCTGGTGAACTACATCGGCAGTGAAGACGTGCAGACCGCGCTCTATGAGGTCGGCGGGCGCCCGCCGGCGCTCACCGCCGCGTTCGAAGCCGCCAGCTCCGACCCGATCACCGCCGGCTTTGGCGCCGTCGGCGCCACGGCCGTGCCGATGCCCAACATCCCGCAGATGGGCAAGGTCTGGCAGTTCTGGGGCGTTACCGAGGCCGCCATCATCAGCAACCAGGGTGACCCCGTGCAGCTGTGGCAGAAGATGACCGCGGACATCGCGGCCGCCATCCAGTAA
- a CDS encoding ABC transporter permease subunit: MMTTPGTGHDRAQIVAAKRQRQASRIAEAASAGIKVLLVKVLVLGIVDAISVYALFVLFAKQDWLVFGLVLVVTVAVNWIYFRVKGLPAKYLTPGLIFLLIFQIFVVGYSGYIAFTNYGTGHNSTKDDAVSSLILSAQERVPDSPTYALTVLEQAGVYSFLVTDPDGDISVGNADTPLKTVTDAETDGSGQAVGLPGYTTLNFADIVSNQEAIAAVAVPLSDDPNDGSLRTPDGSAAYLYLSDLVYDEAAGTMTNTGTGVVYTEDPSQGSFVAADGSELQPGWKVEVGLANFAKAFGTDSIRGPLISVTLWTFAFAFLSVATTFALGLFLAIVFNDLRMRGRNVYRVVMILPYAFPAFLSALVWAGMLNPQFGFINQVLFGGAEIPWLTNEWLAKFSIIFVNLWLGFPYMFLVCTGALQSIPGELQEAATVDGAKPWQVFRLIKLPLLLVSVSPLLIASFAFNFNNFNLIYMLTNGGPRDVTAGVNVGATDILISMVYKVAFVGANRDYGLASAFSILIFVLVALVSIISFRQTKALEELN, encoded by the coding sequence ATGATGACTACCCCCGGAACCGGGCACGACCGGGCCCAGATCGTCGCCGCCAAGAGGCAGCGGCAGGCGAGCCGCATCGCGGAGGCCGCATCCGCCGGCATCAAGGTACTGCTGGTCAAGGTGCTGGTGCTGGGCATCGTCGACGCGATCAGCGTCTACGCCCTCTTCGTGCTGTTCGCCAAGCAGGACTGGCTGGTTTTCGGACTGGTCCTCGTCGTCACCGTGGCGGTCAACTGGATCTACTTCCGGGTCAAGGGCCTGCCGGCCAAGTACCTCACCCCCGGCCTGATCTTCCTGCTCATCTTCCAGATCTTCGTGGTGGGGTACTCCGGCTACATCGCCTTCACCAACTACGGCACCGGACACAACAGCACCAAGGACGATGCGGTCTCCTCGCTCATCCTGTCGGCGCAGGAGCGCGTGCCCGATTCGCCCACCTACGCCCTCACCGTGCTCGAACAGGCCGGCGTCTACAGCTTCCTGGTCACCGATCCCGACGGCGACATCAGCGTCGGCAACGCCGACACCCCGCTCAAGACCGTGACGGATGCCGAGACGGACGGCTCCGGCCAGGCCGTGGGCCTGCCCGGCTACACCACCCTCAACTTCGCGGACATCGTGTCCAACCAGGAGGCCATCGCGGCCGTGGCCGTGCCCCTTTCCGACGACCCGAACGACGGAAGCCTGCGCACCCCGGACGGCTCCGCCGCCTACCTCTACCTCTCCGACCTCGTCTACGACGAGGCCGCCGGAACCATGACGAACACCGGCACCGGCGTGGTCTACACCGAGGACCCGTCGCAGGGCTCCTTCGTCGCCGCCGACGGCAGCGAGCTCCAGCCCGGCTGGAAGGTGGAAGTGGGCCTGGCCAACTTCGCCAAGGCCTTCGGCACCGACTCCATCCGCGGCCCGCTGATCAGCGTCACCCTGTGGACCTTCGCCTTCGCCTTCCTCTCGGTGGCCACGACCTTCGCGCTGGGCCTGTTCCTGGCCATCGTCTTCAACGACCTCAGGATGCGCGGCCGCAACGTCTACCGCGTCGTGATGATCCTGCCCTACGCCTTCCCCGCGTTCCTCTCCGCCCTGGTCTGGGCCGGCATGCTCAATCCGCAGTTCGGCTTCATCAACCAGGTGCTCTTCGGCGGCGCGGAGATCCCATGGCTCACCAACGAGTGGCTGGCCAAGTTCAGCATCATCTTCGTGAACCTCTGGCTGGGCTTCCCCTACATGTTCCTGGTCTGCACGGGCGCGCTGCAGTCGATCCCCGGCGAGCTGCAGGAGGCCGCCACGGTGGACGGCGCGAAGCCCTGGCAGGTCTTCCGGCTGATCAAGCTGCCGCTGCTGCTGGTGTCGGTGTCGCCGCTGTTGATCGCCTCGTTCGCGTTCAACTTCAACAACTTCAACCTCATCTACATGCTCACCAACGGCGGCCCACGCGACGTCACGGCCGGGGTGAACGTCGGCGCCACCGACATCCTCATCTCGATGGTCTACAAGGTCGCCTTCGTCGGCGCCAACCGTGACTACGGGCTGGCGAGCGCCTTCTCCATCCTGATCTTCGTGCTCGTGGCCCTCGTGTCGATCATCAGCTTCAGACAGACCAAGGCACTAGAGGAGTTGAACTGA
- a CDS encoding sugar ABC transporter permease, protein MAIAPSIAAPSDTDYIPVKRPFSFGRWFRATGWRHLIGAVMVVFSAFPLLYVLSASLHPGGTLITANGLFSQIDIGSYVTLFNLPQQPYADWYANTLLIGGITSAGTVFLGALAAYSFSRMRFTGRRVGLLMLVLVQMFPQLLAVVAIFLLLNGISDIFPAIGLDTQIGLIMVYLGGALGVNTYLMYGFFNTIPASIDEAAKLDGAGHARIFFTIILRLVAPILAVVGLLSFVGTTNEFVIASIVLITPEKQTLAVGLYQFVSQEFSSNYSVFAAGAVLAALPVMALFLWLQKYIVGGLTAGSVK, encoded by the coding sequence ATGGCCATCGCACCGAGCATCGCAGCCCCGAGCGACACCGACTACATCCCGGTGAAGCGCCCCTTCAGCTTCGGCCGCTGGTTCCGCGCCACCGGCTGGCGCCACCTCATCGGCGCCGTCATGGTGGTCTTCTCCGCCTTCCCGCTGCTCTACGTTCTCTCGGCGTCGCTGCACCCCGGCGGCACCCTGATCACCGCCAACGGCCTGTTCAGCCAGATCGACATCGGCAGCTACGTCACCCTCTTCAACCTGCCGCAGCAGCCCTACGCCGACTGGTACGCCAACACCCTGCTGATCGGCGGCATCACCTCGGCCGGCACCGTGTTCCTGGGGGCCCTGGCGGCGTACTCCTTCTCTCGGATGCGCTTCACCGGCCGCCGGGTGGGCCTGCTGATGCTCGTGCTCGTGCAGATGTTCCCGCAGCTGCTGGCCGTCGTGGCCATCTTCCTGCTGCTCAACGGCATCTCGGACATCTTCCCCGCCATCGGCCTCGACACCCAGATCGGCCTGATCATGGTCTACCTCGGCGGCGCGCTCGGCGTGAACACCTACCTGATGTACGGCTTCTTCAACACGATCCCGGCCTCCATCGACGAGGCGGCCAAGCTCGACGGCGCCGGCCACGCGCGCATCTTTTTCACCATCATCCTGCGCCTGGTCGCGCCCATCCTCGCGGTGGTCGGGCTGCTCTCGTTCGTGGGCACCACCAACGAGTTCGTGATCGCGAGCATCGTGCTGATCACCCCCGAGAAGCAGACCCTCGCGGTGGGCCTCTATCAGTTCGTGTCGCAGGAGTTCTCGAGCAACTACTCGGTCTTCGCGGCCGGCGCCGTGCTCGCGGCCCTACCGGTGATGGCCCTGTTCCTCTGGCTGCAGAAGTACATCGTGGGCGGCCTCACGGCCGGCTCCGTCAAGTAA
- a CDS encoding glycoside hydrolase family 13 protein produces the protein MPFHPTPQHLQPPGATPLHALPHHDGSPLYVSTPAPSLGDVVTVRLRIPLAFGAVATVRTRSNPDQEPRFDDARPLGSAGTDADGYAWWAADLRVENPVHGYRFLIDMADGGHWWLNASGLHDIETLDSEDFKLVAHPAPPDWAATSVMYQVFPDRFGRSAAADTREAPDWAMPAQWGDAVDQLPPGRSHQFYGGDLDGITEHLDHLERLGVTLLYLTPVFPGRSNHRYDAAAFTEVDPLLGGDAALIRLVEAAHARGFKVIGDLTANHSGDGHEWFRAAHGTPAAPESAFYYWLDAEQRDYMSWLGVPELPKFNWTSPELRRRFIEGADSVVAKWLEPPFSLDGWRIDVANMTGRLGDEDLNAEVRQAIRQTMLEVNPDTILLGEFTNDAAADFQGDAWHGAMTYANFTKPLWSWLCRPDPVPSFFGVPLGRIPAHTGAQFHRAHTRFAAGFPWRTRLATMNALDTHDTARFRTHAEAEVVPVAVGLSVTLPGIPVVFAGDEFGLAGIDGEHSRTPMPWSTAADPEVAGSIDLYAALIGLRRAHEALSTGGLRWLHVGDDALVYVRESAGETVLLLATRAAADVTLPAWVVPLGGVVGTLPAELGSAVFSAGQEGLHLAATGASFTTWVLPGVTIAADERPVSQRGLAR, from the coding sequence ATGCCGTTCCACCCGACTCCGCAGCACCTGCAACCGCCCGGCGCCACGCCGCTCCACGCCCTGCCGCACCACGATGGCTCCCCGCTCTACGTCTCGACCCCCGCCCCGTCGTTGGGCGACGTCGTCACGGTGCGGCTGCGCATCCCGCTCGCCTTCGGCGCCGTGGCCACGGTGCGCACCCGGTCCAACCCCGACCAGGAGCCGCGATTCGACGACGCCCGGCCACTCGGTTCGGCCGGCACGGACGCTGACGGATACGCCTGGTGGGCCGCGGACCTCCGGGTGGAGAACCCGGTGCACGGCTACCGGTTCCTGATCGACATGGCCGACGGCGGCCACTGGTGGCTGAACGCCAGCGGGCTGCACGACATCGAGACCCTCGACTCCGAGGACTTCAAGCTCGTCGCCCACCCGGCCCCGCCGGACTGGGCCGCGACCAGCGTGATGTACCAGGTCTTCCCCGACCGGTTCGGCCGCTCCGCCGCCGCCGACACGCGCGAGGCACCGGACTGGGCCATGCCCGCGCAGTGGGGCGACGCCGTCGACCAGTTGCCGCCGGGGCGTTCGCACCAGTTCTATGGCGGTGACCTCGACGGCATCACCGAGCACCTCGACCATCTCGAACGGCTCGGCGTGACCCTGCTTTACCTCACCCCGGTCTTCCCGGGCCGCTCCAACCATCGTTACGACGCCGCTGCCTTCACCGAGGTCGATCCGCTGCTCGGCGGCGACGCGGCCCTCATCCGGCTCGTCGAGGCCGCCCATGCGCGCGGGTTCAAGGTGATCGGCGACCTCACGGCCAACCACTCCGGCGACGGCCACGAGTGGTTCCGGGCGGCCCACGGCACCCCAGCGGCGCCCGAAAGCGCCTTCTACTACTGGCTCGACGCCGAGCAGCGCGACTACATGTCCTGGCTCGGCGTGCCCGAGCTGCCCAAGTTCAACTGGACCTCCCCGGAGCTCCGCCGCCGGTTCATCGAGGGCGCGGACTCGGTCGTTGCGAAATGGCTGGAGCCGCCGTTCAGCCTGGACGGCTGGCGCATCGACGTGGCGAACATGACCGGCCGCCTCGGCGACGAGGACCTCAACGCCGAGGTCCGCCAGGCCATCCGGCAGACCATGCTCGAGGTGAACCCCGACACCATCCTGCTCGGCGAATTCACCAACGACGCCGCGGCCGACTTCCAGGGCGACGCCTGGCACGGAGCGATGACTTACGCCAACTTCACCAAGCCGCTCTGGTCATGGCTCTGTCGGCCCGACCCGGTGCCCTCATTCTTCGGCGTGCCGCTGGGCCGTATCCCGGCGCACACCGGCGCCCAGTTCCACCGGGCGCACACCCGCTTCGCCGCCGGATTCCCCTGGCGCACCCGGCTGGCCACCATGAACGCCCTGGACACCCACGACACCGCCAGGTTCCGCACCCACGCCGAGGCCGAGGTGGTGCCGGTGGCGGTGGGCCTCTCGGTGACACTGCCGGGCATCCCGGTGGTGTTCGCCGGTGACGAGTTCGGCCTGGCCGGGATCGACGGCGAGCACTCCCGCACGCCGATGCCCTGGTCCACCGCGGCCGACCCCGAGGTGGCCGGCAGCATCGACCTCTACGCGGCGCTGATCGGGCTGCGCCGGGCGCACGAGGCGCTCAGCACCGGCGGGCTCCGCTGGCTGCACGTGGGCGACGACGCGCTCGTCTACGTGCGCGAGAGCGCGGGGGAGACGGTGCTGCTGCTCGCCACCCGCGCCGCGGCTGACGTGACCCTGCCGGCCTGGGTGGTGCCGCTGGGCGGCGTCGTCGGCACCCTCCCGGCGGAGCTGGGATCGGCGGTCTTCTCTGCCGGCCAGGAGGGGCTGCACCTGGCCGCCACCGGCGCATCCTTCACCACCTGGGTGCTGCCCGGCGTCACAATCGCGGCGGATGAGCGCCCTGTGTCGCAGAGAGGTCTCGCGAGGTGA
- a CDS encoding LacI family DNA-binding transcriptional regulator translates to MSPRATIHDVAAAAGVSVATVSKAVNGRYGISAATTARVLDVVQQLGYESSLVASSMRSRRTSVIGILVADFEPFSAEILKGVGVALQDSGYDLLAYSGSRQRETNGWERRSLSRLSGTLIDGAIMVTPTVDTTSTEIPVVAIDPHTGRADLPTVESDSFGGALQATRYLIELGHRRIGFLGGRPDLRSATLREAGYRQALADAGIAFNPALVRVGLYKRDTAKAPAASLLSMTDRPTAVFAANDLSAIAIIQVAAELGLEVPGDVSVIGFDDIPEASQMNPALTTIRQPMKRLGATAAGMLVSLLNGDTLPQNHIRLPTGLVRRATTGPPRP, encoded by the coding sequence ATGTCTCCCCGCGCCACCATCCACGATGTCGCCGCCGCCGCCGGCGTGTCCGTCGCCACGGTGTCCAAGGCGGTCAACGGCCGGTACGGCATCTCGGCGGCGACCACGGCGCGGGTGCTCGACGTGGTGCAGCAGCTCGGTTACGAGTCGAGCCTGGTCGCCAGCAGCATGCGCTCCCGTCGCACCAGCGTCATCGGCATCCTGGTGGCCGATTTCGAGCCCTTCAGCGCTGAGATCCTCAAGGGCGTCGGCGTCGCGCTGCAGGATTCCGGGTATGACCTGCTCGCCTACAGCGGTTCCCGGCAGCGGGAGACCAACGGCTGGGAGCGCCGGTCGCTGAGCCGGCTCAGCGGCACGCTGATCGACGGTGCGATCATGGTCACGCCCACGGTGGACACCACCTCCACCGAGATCCCCGTCGTGGCCATCGACCCGCACACCGGCCGCGCCGACCTCCCCACGGTCGAGTCGGACAGCTTCGGCGGCGCCCTGCAGGCCACGCGCTACCTGATCGAACTCGGCCACCGTCGGATCGGCTTCCTCGGCGGCCGGCCGGACCTGCGCAGTGCCACCCTCCGCGAGGCCGGTTATCGTCAGGCGCTGGCGGATGCGGGCATCGCGTTCAACCCGGCGCTGGTGCGGGTCGGCCTGTACAAGCGCGACACGGCCAAGGCACCGGCCGCGTCGCTGCTGTCAATGACCGACCGCCCCACCGCGGTGTTCGCCGCGAACGACCTGTCGGCGATCGCGATCATCCAGGTCGCCGCGGAGCTCGGCCTCGAGGTACCCGGCGACGTCTCGGTGATCGGCTTCGACGACATCCCGGAGGCGTCACAGATGAACCCGGCGCTGACCACCATCCGGCAGCCCATGAAGAGGCTCGGCGCCACGGCGGCCGGGATGCTGGTCTCCCTGCTGAACGGCGACACCCTGCCGCAGAACCACATCCGGTTGCCCACCGGTCTCGTGCGCCGGGCGACGACCGGTCCCCCGCGCCCGTAA
- a CDS encoding ABC transporter substrate-binding protein has protein sequence MKVNHTTAKRIFAGTMVLGLGALGLTACSGDSTGDGSSSGGDVTMSLWQNSTTGPGQAFWDKTVADFETANPGVTIKVQSIQNEDLDGKLQTALNSGDAPDIFLQRGGGKMAAMVAAGQLMDLTGGISDQVKEEIPEGSFIANTLDEKVYAMPVAVLPGGIFYSQDLFTAAGITETPTTIDELEADAAKLKTTGVAPIALGAKDAWPAAHWFYFFALRECSPAVLAEAADTKDFSDDCWIKAGEDLQSFADTEPFNDGFLTTAAQQGAGSSAGLVANHQAAMELMGAWNPGVIASLTPDTKPLADLAWFPFPEVSGGDGKPGSILGGVDGYSCSASAPPECVDFLNYIGSADVQKEYYAAFNAPPVNTVAQEAVTEPYLKQIIEAYNKAPYVSQWLDTVYGQNVGNALNVGVVDLLAGKGSPELLIQAVNDAAKKA, from the coding sequence ATGAAGGTGAACCACACCACAGCGAAGAGAATCTTCGCGGGAACCATGGTCCTGGGCCTCGGTGCCCTGGGCCTGACGGCCTGTAGCGGCGACTCAACGGGTGACGGGTCGTCATCCGGCGGCGACGTCACGATGAGCCTCTGGCAGAACTCCACCACCGGCCCCGGCCAGGCGTTCTGGGACAAGACCGTCGCCGACTTCGAGACCGCCAACCCCGGCGTGACCATCAAGGTCCAGTCCATCCAGAACGAAGACCTCGACGGCAAGCTGCAGACCGCCCTCAACTCCGGTGACGCCCCCGACATCTTCCTGCAGCGCGGCGGCGGCAAGATGGCGGCCATGGTCGCGGCCGGCCAGCTGATGGACCTCACCGGCGGCATCTCCGACCAGGTCAAGGAAGAGATCCCCGAGGGTTCCTTCATCGCGAACACCCTGGACGAAAAGGTCTACGCCATGCCCGTCGCGGTTCTGCCCGGCGGTATCTTCTACAGCCAGGACCTCTTCACGGCGGCCGGGATCACCGAGACCCCCACCACGATCGACGAGCTCGAGGCCGACGCGGCGAAGCTCAAGACCACCGGCGTCGCACCGATCGCGCTCGGCGCCAAGGATGCCTGGCCCGCCGCGCACTGGTTCTACTTCTTCGCCCTCCGCGAATGCAGCCCGGCCGTTCTGGCCGAGGCGGCAGACACCAAGGACTTCAGCGACGACTGCTGGATCAAGGCCGGCGAAGACCTGCAGAGCTTCGCCGACACCGAGCCCTTCAACGACGGCTTCCTCACCACCGCCGCCCAGCAGGGCGCCGGCAGCTCCGCGGGCCTCGTAGCCAACCACCAGGCAGCCATGGAACTCATGGGAGCCTGGAACCCGGGCGTCATCGCCTCCCTCACCCCCGACACGAAGCCGCTGGCCGACCTGGCCTGGTTCCCGTTCCCCGAGGTGTCCGGCGGCGACGGCAAGCCCGGCTCCATCCTCGGCGGCGTCGACGGCTACTCCTGCTCGGCCTCCGCTCCGCCGGAGTGCGTCGACTTCCTCAACTACATCGGCAGCGCCGATGTGCAGAAGGAGTACTACGCGGCCTTCAACGCGCCGCCCGTGAACACCGTGGCGCAGGAAGCCGTTACCGAGCCCTACCTCAAGCAGATCATCGAGGCCTACAACAAGGCCCCGTACGTCTCGCAGTGGCTGGACACCGTCTACGGCCAGAACGTCGGAAACGCGCTCAACGTGGGTGTCGTCGACCTCCTCGCCGGCAAGGGCAGCCCGGAACTGTTGATCCAGGCGGTCAACGACGCGGCCAAGAAGGCCTAG